The sequence below is a genomic window from Polyangiaceae bacterium.
GGGCCGAAGCATCCCCGCATGATGGAGCTCAGGGCAATGCTCGCCCTGTGCCCCGAACCGGCACCGCAGCTGCCTCCCACGAGCGACGAGTGCGACACGCTGCGAGCCCGGCGCGCGAAGGCCATCGCCGAAGGAAAGGGTGAGAACCACCCGGTGGTGCAAGCCATCGACGCTGCCTTGAAGGAATGTCCGTGACACCCATGCACCAACCGCGAACCGACCTGTACGTCTTCGCCGTGCCCGACAGCGACCCGATGGAGCTGCTGCGCTTGTGGCACGGCATGCCGACTCGTGAACCCGCAATGGCGTTGCGCGAGACCTTCCCGTTCGTGGCCAATCCCCCTCCGGATACCCTACTGATGCGCGCTACCGGCCTGGATCTCTCCGTATTCGGAGAAGATCTCGAAGACGGATCGCTGCAGATGATCGACCACGCCAGCCTCGTGCAATACGGCCACCACGAGATACTGGCGCGTCTCGTCGGCGACGACATTGCCACCACCGCAGAAACGCTCACCAGCTACGCCCAGAGCCTGGGTGTCACGTGTGACCGAGCTGCGGTGGAGGACAAGCTGCGGCACGGCGTCTGGCCCGAGCAGGCGGACGCGATGCTGCAAGTGGCTGCCTTCGCCCACCATCTCTCCCGCGCCGCGCAGATCGCTTTTGGCATTGGGCAAAGCGTGGTCTGGGCGTTCCGGCAGACGACCTTGAGCTACGATTATCCGTAGGTGCGGACTCGCCGTAGCGCCGATCCTCTCCGGCACCATCGTTGATCGCAGCGATTGGGTGCGAGGGCTGAGAGTGTGGGCACTCAGCCTGCCTCGGTGCACTCCTCGGGTTGGTTGTGGCACAATCCTGTCGTGCCAACGCGCCACCTTCGGTCCTTGCTCACGCTCACGTTGCTGGCTGCATGGAGCTGTGGTTCGCAACGCTCCGTCATCAACGCGGACAATCACATATCGCCGGAGGTGTCCGAGAAGTACGGCGAGATCTGTCACAACGTTTGGCAATGCATGAGAACCTGTGACGAGGCTGAACGAGACACCTCACTTCAGAACGAGTGTGATGCTCAAATCAAGCGAGCCGACCAGGAGTCGGTCGGTGCTGCGTCTGCACAACCCAAGCCGGCCAAGGACGAATTCGGTGGGGGTTGGATCCCTGCTTCGAAGCAGAACCTGACCCCATCCCAGATCGCGGCGCGAAGCAGGCGCGCGATAGTTGCCGTACACGCCGGCTCCTCGATGGGCACGGGGTTTGCGATTTGGCGCAAGGGCTGGATTGCAACAAACCTGCACGTGGTCGCGGGTGAAGAAAAGATCTACGTCACACTGGCCGACCAGACCAAGCACCGCGTGTTGGACGTGCGGGGCCTCGACATAGAGCACGATCTCGTGGTGTTGCGCATCGAGAAGGCTGACTTGCTCGCGCTCACGCTGGGAGATCGGAATCAGGTCGAGGTGGGCGAACGCGTCGTGGTGATCGGCAATCCATTGGGGCTGGAGGCGACAGTCAGCGACGGCCTGGTGAGCGCCAGTCGGACGATGGACGATGGCAGCCAGGTGTTCCAGATCAGCGCGCCGATTTCCCCTGGCTCTTCCGGGGGGCCGATCATCAACGAGCACGGCCAAGTGATTGCCGTCGCCACCTTCCTCCTGCGTGGCGGACAAAACTTGAACTTCGGCATGTCGAGCGAGTACCTGGCGCCGATGCTCAAGCGGCGCCAGGTACTGAGCCCCGCGAAGTTTGCCGCAAAGACCAGCGAGTATCGTGTGGAGCGCACGAGCGAAATCGAACGTCACGTGCCGGACCTTCCGGTGAGCACGTTCGAAGGCTGCGCGGGCGCGGACGTCGACATCACCCGCCAAACGCTGGAAGAAACCCGCGCCACGGCAGAAGCCGTGCTCGAGGCCGGCAAGCTCGACGCTGCAGCGCACGTCTATCTAGGCGCCACGGTGGATCTCCGAGGCAAGCTCAGTAGCGGGTGCACGGGCGTTCTGGCGGTGTTGGATCAACTCAAGATGCGGACGGCCGGGCTGGCCGGGGCCGATAAGGTCGGTGCGTTTCGCGATACGTTCGAGGGGCTACTGCTCGTCATCGAAAAGCGCCGCAAGGCGAGCAAGTGATCCCGCTGAGCATCTTCATGTTGGTCCGCCGCGGAACCACGCGCCGTCGTCAGTCACGACGCCGCGCTGAGGGAGCCGTTTGAGCAAGAATCCTGAGCAGATGCGCGCAGCGGAGCTCCACTCCGCGGGTGCTACCGTCCGGCATGCTTCGCCCTTCGCCGATCTACCCGTGCCAACGTCGACGCTGAAGGTGTCAACGCTACCCGCGTGGGCGCAGCAGTTGTTCAGGATCGGCCTGTTCGAAGTCGAGGAGTTGACGCAGCTGATGGCTGAGCACATCCCTGAAGTCGACGAGCTGGTGGTCGCTCTGCTCGAAGCGCTCGACCGCGCCGCGGCGACGTAGCGATGGCCGTCTACACCACGTTCTTCGCTGCCGCCGACGCGGAGCTCGATGCCGCGTTCCCCGAGTGGACACGCCCGCTGGAAGTCCCGATCGAGCGGCTCGTTCGGAATCCGTTCACAGGAGAGCTGGTGTCGGCGAAGCGATGGACGGTCGAGCCGGATGAAGAGTCGCCGCCGCCACCACCACCCGAGACCGGGTTCCTCGCTTGGCTGCGGCGTCTGTTGGGGGGCGGACCGCCTGCGCGCTTCGGCGTCACCGTCGTCAAGGGTGACTACGCCACCTTCCTGGAAGAACGCGCGCACCCCTTTGTGGTGTCGAAGCCGCACTGGTGTACCAAGGGGCTGCTATCGCTGGAGCTCGCTGGGCTCCAGAAAGTCCTGACCATGGCGGAGGTGGATTTTATCACTTACATGGAGAAGCCCGCACTCGTTGCTCCTCGCGACATGGCCGCAGGCTTGGACCTCGTTCCCGCCGAGCTCGTTGACGCGCTTTGTGCGCTGCCTCGCGAAGAATGCCCGCGTGTTGCAGCTGAGCTTCTCGAGGAGAAAGAGTGGCAGGGCCCAGCCCTCGATGTCGTGGAGGGCACCGTGGCCCGCCTCCGGCAGATCGCTCGGCAGTCGAAGAAAGCCGCTGCGAACCTGTACCTCATGAGCGAGTGGTAGCCTGGTTGGCAAATGCTCGAGGGCTCGCTGGCGCTCACTGTCATTCTCGCGCCGACACTCGTGGTGAGCGCGTGCGCTCGCCCTGCCGAACCCGCCGGCTACGGCTACCAGTCCAGCCGGAGATGAAGGGCGGTTTCCCTTCGAGCTCTTCGGAAAGATCCTGGGTGAGCTGGAGTCCAACTAGGCCGCGACCGGCCGAGGCGCGCGCACATCGCCGTCGGTCCCTCGAGGAATCACCGAGCGCGGCCCTATCCCGCTCCGAATGCGAGCAGGGTGGGTGCTTCGGCATCGCGAGTGCTACCCTCGCACCGGCGCTCAGTTTTGAGCACGGGGTGTCGGGTGATGACGCTTGCGCGCAAGGGTTCAAGGCGAATTCGGGTCGGGGCTGTGAACTATCGTTGGACCGTCTCCCCTGACGACGAGCCCGGGCTGGGAATCGTCGTCGAGGATGCAAATAGTCCAGCCCAGCGACTGGTCAGTTGGATGAGCCACGGCGCGGTTGTGTCTCCGCGATTGGTGAAACGTGCCATCCTGGATGGTCTCGCCAGCGGCTGGCAGCCCAGGCAGTCGGGAGCCGACTTCGTTCGACGCATAGACGAGCTGTCTCGAAGCGTCCGTGGCCCAACGTCGGAGGAGTAGGTGAGCGACGCGCCCTTTCGTGTGATCGCCGAGCGCGCGCTCGAGCTTCGCGGCCCCGCGGAGCGAACCGTCGTCGTGCGCATCGGAGTGCCCGAAGCCGATCCAGCAGGCTCGGACAATTCGCGGTGTCCGTTCCAGGTGACGGGTCTCTCGGACGACTGCGTGCGCTACGCCCATGGAGTCGACACACTCCAAGCGCTCAATCTTGCGTTCGTGGGCGCTCGCGCTCTGGTGGCAGCGAACGCGGGCGTGCTTGCCGCCTTTCACGAGGACTTCTCCCTCACTTGGGAAGGCGTTCCATGGCAGGTGAGTCTGCCTGTGTGGGTGTCCCTGGACGATGCCGCTCAGGTCGAGCGCCTGGAGGCGTTCATCCGAGGCTCGTTGCGAGCACCGCCCGGCGCTGACCCGTAGGCGATTCCGAGGCGATGCCCCCGCATCGCGCTTGCCGCACAGATCCTGCTCTTGTTTGTTGCCGCGGCGCGATGCCCGTCGCGACGCGAGGTTCCGCGGCGGACCAACACAAGTCAGACGGCGGCGGCGGCCTTCACGCAATTGAACCCGTAGCAAAGGGCGGGGGTAGTATCGCGAAGACATGGTTTGGCGTTCGATTGCGTTGCTCACCGTCGCCGCAGCGAGCTTGTCGACCTGCGACCCGTTTGAGCGCGGGCCTCGCGCCATCTACTTGTGCGAGTGCCCGGCTGGCGGGGCGAAGGCGCGACCCTGCTCGGCTCCAGACGTGGCGGAAGCCGCTCGCATCGCGCGAGGGTGCCTGGGCGTTGGCGAGCGCACTTCATGCGTGTGCCACGCAGAGACGGACCTCGGCGCGTGCGACGTTGACGGTTGCGTGCGGCCCTGACTTCGGGCCGAATTCTGGCGCCGATCCCAAAAGGCCGCCATGATGGCTGCATGCGTTCGGCCCTGATCGCCACCGCGATGCTCTTCAGCCTGACGGCAACCGCAGCACCGGCCCGCTACGAGCTCGTGCATCCACGCGTGTGCCTGGCGGGCGGTTGGGGCGACCCGCATGCGGAGTGGCGCGTTCAGCTCGCGATCACGTCGAGCGAGCGGTTTGCGCTGGCCTTCGAGCAGCGCCTCGCAAAGCGTGGGATTCACGCCGAGCACTACATCGCCGTCTGGCGCGCGAACGGTGACAGGGAGCCGTTGGCGGTCGTCACGCGGCAGACGTTCCCGTCGCGCGCTGCCGCGATCCGCGCGGCCCAGAAGCTCCGCCGCGCGGGCTTCGCCGCGTTCCCGCGGCACTTCGTGCGCTACCGCTGATCCCGCCTGTCATGGGGGGTGCACGGCCATCGTTCATGACGCTGAGAGAAGCAAAGAGCGCCCTCGCCGGACGCTGGCCGACGTCCTCCCAGGATGAGGAATGGCTCGCCAAAGTCGACGCGGTGGGCCCCGACCAGCTCTGGCGGGCGTGCGCTAGCGGCGCTGCCATGGTGCTTGCATTGCTGTATCTCAAGGCGAGTCGCCGCATCTGTGCGCGCGCGGTCGTCGCGTGCCTGAACCAGCTCGCTTCGCTGCCGGAGGTGGAGCTCCCCTCCGCGGCGCTCTCCAGTTTGGAATGCCTCGCCGCGGGGCTCGAGAGCGCACCGGACGCGCACACGCTCGCGCGCGAAGCCTGCGAAGAACCGACCCCCGCTGACCGGGGTGCCCAGGGGCTTGCGCAGCTCGCGCTGAGCACCGCCATCGGCTTGCTGGATCCAACGGACGCGGCTCCCCTCGACGGCGCGGAGATCGACTGCATTGCCGACGCGCTCTACGCCGGTGGCGCAGTGGCGTCGTTGCCGGAAGCTCGCGCCCGAATGGCGACCGCCATCCGAGAGGAGATCCCCCGGCTCGCGAGCCTCGATGGCTTGGACCTCACCGTCGGCGAAGTGCCCAGTCCCACCGACGACGACCTCCCGTTCTGACCCACGAACGAAATCTATCCCCCGTCAGAGGTTCGTCAGACGAACCTGCGAGGCACCAAAGGCGTCTATCCCCCGCCCGATGTTCCTCTGGCGAACCTCCGAGGCGGGATGGTTTTCGAGAGGATGTCGGTCCGCCGCGAGCCCCTTGGGAACCCTCGAAGGAGGGAAACCACGCGGAGCGCCGAGTCCGCGGGCGCAAACTCTTGCGGCAGCGGGCGCTCGAATGTGGCAGACCTGGGGCCGCCGGGCGGTTGTGCCTGCCGCAGACTGGAAGTGTGACGATGCAATCGGGTGGGGACGTGGGGATGAAGGTTTTGTCGCGACGAGCATGGCGGTCGAGGCGCGTGGTTCCGCGGCGCACCAACAAGATCGTGCTCATGGCGTTGGTGCTCGCCTGCGCTTGTTCGGGGGAAGACGGCGCGGGGACGACGGGCGCGGGCGGCGGTAGTGGCGTCGGTGGGAGCAGTGGCGTCGGTGGGAGCAGTGGCGTCGGTGGGAGCAGCGGCGTCGGTGGGAGCAGCGGCGTCGGTGGAAGCAGTGGCGTTGGTGGGAGCAGTGGCGTCGGTGGGAGCAGTGGCGTCGGTGGGAGCAGCGGCGTCGGTGGAAGCAGTGGCGTCGGTGGGAGCAGCGGCGTCGGTGGGAGCAGTGGCGTCGGTGGGAGCAGTGGCGTCGGTGGCAGTGCGGGGGCGGGCGGAGTCGCGGACGCTGGCGTGGACTCGGGGAGCGGCGGCAGCGGCGGTGCGGACTCGGGGAGCGGCGGCAGCGGCGGCGTGGACTCGGGGAGCGGCGGCAGCGGCGGCGTGGACGGCGGTGTCGTCGGTTGCCCCAAGAACACACCGGTCGTCGTGGCCATCGGGCTGCAGGCCTGGGACCTCGCCATCGACCAAACTCACGTGTACTGGGTCGACAGCTCCGACAACGGAAGCGTCCGGCGGGTGTCCAAGAACGGCGGCACGGTGCAGACGCTGGTGTCGAACGTGCCGTACCCGCGCTCCATCTTCGTCGACGACTCGAACGTGTACTACGGCGTGGATGGCGCGCTGACGACCTCGCCCGCGGGGGCCGTCTATCAAGTTCCCAAGACCGGCGGCACGCCGATTCCGTTGGTTCTCGATGGCGGGCATCACCGCGGGGTGATCGCGGACGGCACCTACGTCTACTGGACGGAGTGGAGCAAGGACCTGGTGCGTCGGGTGAAGATCGGCGGCGGCACCGTGGAGACGCTGTCCACCACGGCGAGCCGTCCGTCGGGCATCGCCATGGACTCGACGTACGTGTACTGGACCACGAGCGACGGCGGCCGCATCGAGAAGCAGCCGAAGTCCGGCGGCAATCCCGCGGCGCCGGTGCTCGTCACCACCACCAGCGGCCAGCCGGAGTCCATCGCCGTGAATAGCAGCTGGATCGTTTGGGGCGAGCCCGCCGGCCGTGCGTGGAAGGTCCCCATCGGCGGCGGAACCAAAGTGCAGCTCGAGAGCGCACCCACGTACATCGGCGACGTTGCCCTCACTGCCACGCGTGCGATCTGGACGGTGTGGGGCTTCACCGCGGACTGGGGCTCGGTGCGCACGGTCCCCCTGAGCGGCGGGACGCCCTCACCCCTGACGACCAGCAAGTTCAGCCACGGCAAGGCCATCGCGATCGACGACCAGTGCGTGTACTTCTCGATCTACGGCACGTACATCGAGAAGGTCGCGCTCTGAGCCGGGCTTCGCGCCGCACCGACAAGTTAGCAAGCACGGGATAGCAGGCGATCGGCCGCCTGCGTTATTCCTGGTCCCAGAGGTGAACGCATGTCGGTGAAAGACTCGACGACCCGGGACTACCGCGAGCGCGTCAACCGCGTGATCTTCCACGTCGAAAGGCACCTGGGCGAACCGTTGCACCTGGAGGAGCTCGCACGGGTCGCGTGTTTCTCGCCCTTCCACTTTCATCGCATCTTCGCGGCGTTCACCGGCGAGCCGTTGGCCGCGTTCATTCGCCGACTGCGCCTCGAACGGGCGGCACAGCAGCTCACTCATCTGGAAGCGGCCGTGACGGACATCGCGCTTGCCGCTAGCTACGAGACCCCGGCCGCGTTCGCGCGGGCCTTCTCGGCGCACTTCGGCGTCGTGCCCACGGAGTACCGCGACCGGCAGCAGGAGAGTGATTGCGTGAACGCGCCGTGAT
It includes:
- a CDS encoding serine protease, which translates into the protein MLTLTLLAAWSCGSQRSVINADNHISPEVSEKYGEICHNVWQCMRTCDEAERDTSLQNECDAQIKRADQESVGAASAQPKPAKDEFGGGWIPASKQNLTPSQIAARSRRAIVAVHAGSSMGTGFAIWRKGWIATNLHVVAGEEKIYVTLADQTKHRVLDVRGLDIEHDLVVLRIEKADLLALTLGDRNQVEVGERVVVIGNPLGLEATVSDGLVSASRTMDDGSQVFQISAPISPGSSGGPIINEHGQVIAVATFLLRGGQNLNFGMSSEYLAPMLKRRQVLSPAKFAAKTSEYRVERTSEIERHVPDLPVSTFEGCAGADVDITRQTLEETRATAEAVLEAGKLDAAAHVYLGATVDLRGKLSSGCTGVLAVLDQLKMRTAGLAGADKVGAFRDTFEGLLLVIEKRRKASK
- a CDS encoding SPOR domain-containing protein; protein product: MRAALTSGRILAPIPKGRHDGCMRSALIATAMLFSLTATAAPARYELVHPRVCLAGGWGDPHAEWRVQLAITSSERFALAFEQRLAKRGIHAEHYIAVWRANGDREPLAVVTRQTFPSRAAAIRAAQKLRRAGFAAFPRHFVRYR
- a CDS encoding helix-turn-helix transcriptional regulator, with the translated sequence MSVKDSTTRDYRERVNRVIFHVERHLGEPLHLEELARVACFSPFHFHRIFAAFTGEPLAAFIRRLRLERAAQQLTHLEAAVTDIALAASYETPAAFARAFSAHFGVVPTEYRDRQQESDCVNAP